A genomic region of Arachis stenosperma cultivar V10309 chromosome 9, arast.V10309.gnm1.PFL2, whole genome shotgun sequence contains the following coding sequences:
- the LOC130951647 gene encoding MLP-like protein 34 has translation MTTSQVQKIETEFSIKADAKEFYDVFCNKTHQVAKACPHIVQSVVIHEGEWGTERSIISWNYVYDGKACVAKEIIEDIDKENNKMSFRVLEGDLLNHYKSFKFLLHVVPKKEGGSMVHWTIEYEKINDNTSDPHTLMQLVVDESKQVEAHLISQDC, from the exons ATGACAACATCTCAAGTCCAGAAGATAGAAACAGAGTTTTCTATTAAGGCAGATGCTAAGGAATTCTATGATGTTTTCTGCAACAAGACACACCAAGTTGCCAAGGCTTGCCCTCATATTGTACAGAGCGTTGTAATTCATGAAGGTGAATGGGGAACTGAGAGATCCATCATTTCATGGAACTATGTTTATG ATGGCAAGGCTTGTGTTGCTAAGGAGATTATTGAAGACATTGACAAAGAAAACAATAAGATGAGCTTTAGAGTTTTGGAAGGAGACCTGCTGAACCACTACAAGAGCTTCAAGTTCTTGCTTCATGTTGTTCCCAAGAAAGAGGGAGGAAGCATGGTGCACTGGACCATAGAATATGAGAAGATCAATGACAACACTTCTGATCCTCACACTTTGATGCAGTTGGTAGTTGATGAGAGCAAACAGGTTGAAGCTCACCTTATTTCCCAAGACTGCTGA